In Piliocolobus tephrosceles isolate RC106 chromosome 6, ASM277652v3, whole genome shotgun sequence, the following are encoded in one genomic region:
- the FOS gene encoding proto-oncogene c-Fos codes for MMFSGFNADYEASSSRCSSASPAGDSLSYYHSPADSFSSMGSPVNAQDFCTDLAVSSANFIPTVTAISTSPDLQWLVQPALVSSVAPSQTRAPHPFGVPTPSPGAYSRAGIVKTVTGSRAQSTGRRGKVEQLSPEEEEKRRIRRERNKMAAAKCRNRRRELTDTLQAETDQLEDEKSALQTEIANLLKEKEKLEFILAAHRPACKIPDDLGFPEEMSVASLDLTGGLPEAATPESEEAFTLPLLNDPEPKPSVEPVKSISSMELKAEPFDDFLFPASSRPSGSETARSVPDMDLSGSFYAADWEPLHSGSLGMGPMATELEPLCTPVVTCTPSCTAYTSSFVFTYPEADSFPSCAAAHRKGSSSNEPSSDSLSSPTLLAL; via the exons ATGATGTTCTCGGGCTTCAACGCAGACTACGAGGCGTCATCCTCGCGCTGCAGCAGCGCGTCCCCGGCCGGAGATAGCCTCTCCTACTACCACTCACCCGCCGATTCCTTCTCCAGCATGGGCTCGCCTGTCAACGCGCAG GACTTCTGCACGGACCTGGCCGTCTCCAGTGCCAACTTCATTCCCACGGTCACTGCCATCTCGACCAGTCCGGACCTGCAGTGGCTTGTGCAGCCCGCCCTCGTCTCCTCTGTGGCCCCATCGCAGACCAGAGCCCCTCACCCCTTCGGAgtccccactccctcccctgGGGCTTACTCCAGGGCTGGCATTGTGAAGACCGTGACAGGAAGCCGAGCGCAGAGCACTGGAAGGAGGGGCAAGGTAGAACAG ttatctccagaagaagaagagaaaaggagaatccGAAGGGAAAGGAATAAGATGGCTGCAGCCAAATGCCGCAACCGGAGGAGGGAGCTGACTGATACACTCCAAGCG GAGACAGACCAACTAGAAGATGAGAAGTCTGCTTTGCAGACCGAGATTGCCAACCTgctgaaggagaaggaaaaactaGAATTCATCCTGGCAGCTCACCGACCTGCCTGCAAGATCCCTGATGACCTGGGCTTCCCAGAAGAGATGTCTGTGGCTTCCCTTGATCTGACTGGGGGCCTGCCAGAGGCTGCCACCCCGGAGTCTGAGGAGGCCTTCACCCTGCCTCTCCTCAATGACCCGGAGCCCAAGCCCTCAGTGGAGCCTGTCAAGAGCATCAGCAGCATGGAGCTGAAGGCCGAGCCCTTTGATGACTTCCTGTTCCCAGCATCATCCAGGCCCAGCGGCTCTGAGACAGCCCGCTCCGTGCCAGACATGGACCTATCTGGGTCCTTCTATGCAGCAGACTGGGAGCCCCTGCACAGTGGCTCCCTGGGGATGGGGCCCATGGCCACAGAGCTGGAGCCCCTGTGCACTCCGGTGgtcacctgtactcccagctgcacTGCTTACACGTCTTCCTTCGTCTTCACCTACCCTGAGGCTGACTCCTTCCCCAGCTGCGCAGCTGCCCACCGCAAGGGCAGCAGCAGCAATGAGCCCTCCTCTGACTCGCTCAGCTCACCCACGCTGCTGGCCCTGTGA